The genomic segment CACTTTGCAGGATATGCAAAGTGTTTTGGGCGAACGCAGGGTGGCGTTGGCGCGCGAACTTACCAAACTGCACGAAGAAGTAATACGCACCACATTCTCGGGTGCACTGGAGCTATACCGTGAGAAGTCGCCGCGTGGTGAGTATGTGCTTGTGATTGAAGGCGCCCCAGAGCAAGCCCCCACAGAACTAACCTTTGAAGATGCGGTTGGAATGGTATGCAGTTTGGTACAAGATGGTGAATCGATTACCAATGCCGCCAAACAAACAGCAAAAGAAACCGGCTATAAAAAGGGAGATCTTTATAAAGCTGCTTTGGAAAAAGCAAACAAATAGACGGGAGTTTGAGTTTATGCTGGCAGAAAAAACTTGCCCGAGTTGCAATGCTGATATGGAAAATGAATGCAGATTTTGCAGTAGCTGCGGCTATGATTTTACCCAAGGTACTCCTAATGTAATTGCAATTGATGATCACCGAATAGAAGGGTACCTTACCGCAGATATTGCAAGCTTTGTGGACAAAAAAAGTGATGTGTATACCGATAAGCTTGAAGCAATAGAGCAAAAGCGAATCACCTACAATTGGTGCGCCTTTTTATTTACGGCAAATTGGTTTGCTTACCGGCGGATGTATGGCTGGGCAGTGGGGATTATTCTGACATCTGTACTCATTGGAATCGGCATTGCGGCAGTTTTAATAACACCTCTTACCAACGGTACGATATCATCCGAGATGTTTGCGCTTTTATCGTTTGCGGCTGGGCTTGTGTTGCGTGTGGTTTGCGGCTTTTTGGGTGACCGAATTTATTGGAGCCGTATAAAAAAAGCTTTGGACCTAGAAAATTGCAAGGGGAGACCCCCTGTTTATGATAGCAAGCTAAAGCAGAGGCTTGGTTTGGCGGGCGGCACCAGTGTGCCTGCTGTGGTAATATCGGTAGTGGCAGGCGAGATATTTATACAGCTTGTAACTGCGTTTGTTACCCCTGCCATAACGAATATGCTTTTGTAACAAAGCAAATACCCGCAGCCAAAACGGCAGCGGGTATTTTTACAGTAATATGTAACAAAGGGCTAAAATCAGCTTTTTATCCGCTTGATTGTTAATTAAGATAAACAGCAAAACTAAAATAATGATTTTATCGTTGTCAATTCCCAACGCATCCATAACGCGCGAGATGGGGCCGTTTGAGCCGCCCCCGATAATTGACCCGATGGAACTGAGCGGGTTGTTGCCACCCAACAACCCACTTAACAATCCGCCGGTGCTACTGTTATTGTTACTACTCTTGCTTTGCGGAATTTGGATAACTGGTTTGTCATGTGGATTGGGACGGTACTGTTCAGGCTGTCGATATTGTTCAGATTGTCGGTGTTGGTTAGGTTGTTGGTGCTGTTCAGATTGTTTTGGTCGTTTTGCAAATTCGGGATAGTCGGGGTAGTTGCTGCTTTCTACTGCTTTACGTGCACGTTCCTGCATATCTTTCACTCGTTCTACAGCTTCTTGCTGCATGCGCATAATATCTTTGTGGGTGTATTCGTTGCCATTGCTCCAAGTCATCCATTATCACCGCCTAACAACGAACCAAGAAGACCGGATTCCTTAATCAGCGGGAGTAAATCCAGCAACTCCATAATACGAACGGCTTCATCCACCTTTTTTCGGTTTTCTTCAGCAAGGTGAGGCTTTAATGCACGTAACAGCGCGGTACTGCTGTCGTCTTTTCGCTGAGAAAGCAGCTTTTGTATGTTCATCAGCTTACCAATATCGAGGTTTGGAAGCCCAGAATTTTCGTTGCTGCCGCCCCCACCAAGGGATGACAGTAGTGCGCCGAGGTTGGGCATGTTATTGCCACTATTGTTATTATTGTTGTTGTTATTGCTTCCCCCACCAAGCGATGACAGCAGTGCACTCAGATCGGGCATGTTATTGCCGCTATTGTTATTACTATTATTGTTAACTCCGCCAAGTGATGATAGCAGTGCGCTTAAGTCGGGCATATTGTTGTTATTGCTGTTGTTATTGCTGTTGTTATTGTTATTGTTATTGCCGTTGCTATTGCTGTTGCTATTATTATTGCTATTATTTGTCTGTCCGCCGGAGGGACTGCCGCCCTGCCCGAGCATAGACAGCACCTGACTTATCTGTTGCTTGCCCTCGTCTGATGACAGCAACTGCGAGAGCATCTCTGAAAAATCAGCCATCTAGTTCCCTCCTTCTGCGGGGCGCCCGCGTGCTATTATAGATTGTGCTTCAGCATCATGGTTAGTGTATTATTTACCGTTCATTAGATCTTTCAATATTTTTTTTGCGTTGTCGGTGTTGAGAAGTTCCTCAATTTTTTTAGGATCATTCAAAAACTGTTGTACATTGCCGGCATTCAGCCCCTGCGGCAGATCACCTTTTTGCAGTTGAGATTTTAGCTGGTCGGGGGTAACGCCTAGTTTTTTACTTGCCATTTTGAGCATCATATCAATCTGAGCGTTAGAAATGTTAGGCATGCCGGAATTGTTTTTCATAGTAAAAACTCCTTTTAAATTGTCGATAATATTTATAAAATTGTATTCCATTTCATATTTCTTTATGATAAATTAAAAAGTAAAGCATAATTAAGAATCATGTTGTTACTTGCCGTGTACACGGTTTTAACTTAAAATATTACCATATGGTTGCAGTAGGGGGAAGTTTGTTGAGAATTATTGTAATGTCCGATTCACATAAAAATTTTGATAATGTACTAAAAATTGTGGAAAAGCATAACGATGCAGACCTGTTTTTGCATCTTGGAGACGGCGAACACGATTTTGAAGATGTGATGGCGCTGTATCCCGATAAGAATTATGACCACGTTTGTGGGAATTGTGATTTTTACTCTTTAGCGCCGGCGTTCAATCTGATAAAAGCAGACGGAAAACGCATATTTTTTACTCACGGCCACATCTACCATGTAAAGTTCGGTATCAAAGAGCTTTTATATGCAGCACAAGGGCGCGGTGCCGACATTGTTTTGTACGGACATACTCACAATAGTTACATCGAGTATATCGACGGTATGCATGTGGTGAACCCCGGCAGCTGCTCGGGTATGGGGGGCAGTGCGACTTATGCCATCATAGATATTACCAAAGCGGGAGTCGTACCAATTATTGTGAAGCTTTAGGCACTGCATCATCATAGTTTATGATAAATTGCGTAAAAAGGTGCAAAAAATAAAAATCTCTATGCTTTTTTGCAGCATAGAGATTTTTTTGTAAATTTCTTATTCCAATCCTAACATACGGCTAAGGTCATGGATGACTTTAAGCTGACATATAACAATAACTTTATCCCCGCTGAAAATTTGTGTGTTACCGCGCGGAATAATCATGGTACCGTCACGTGAGATGGATACGATAATGCTTTCTTCCGGCATCCGCAATTCACTTAAACGGATACCATCGCGTTTGTAGTTTTGGGGTATTTCAAATTCGCTGATTGATGTTTCCCCGCGGTTGAGAGACATAATTTGTTTAATAGCCGAGGTATCTACCTCGCGCTCCAGCAGGCGAGCAATGTTATCGGTACTGCTGATGGGGATATCTACCCCCAACTGCTTCATAATCGACATATTTTTAGGGTTGTTTACCCTTGCTACTGTACGCTTTACGTGAAACTCTTTTTTGGCAAGCTGGCAGGCAATCAGATTGTTTTCATCTTTGCCCGTAACGCTGATCAGTGCATCAGCCTCTTCAATTCCTGCGTTTTGCAGCGCTTCTATTGTGCTGCCGTCGCCGCAGAAGATGGGGATATCCAAATCGTTGGCAATTCGTGCACAGGTTTCTTTGCTTTCTTCTATTATTCGGGGTTTATGGCCGTGTTCCATCAGTGTTCGGGCGAGGTAAAAACCAACCTTACCGCCGCCCACTACAATCACTGTCATTTAATTTTCCTCCTACTCAACCATCTTTGCAAATACAAGTTTGTCGCCTGCATTCAGCTTTTCACGTTTGTCATGTGCCAATATGAGTTTGCCGTCTTGATGTTGAATTCCAAACAGCAAGCTGCCCGGGTCGGGGATAACATCATGTATGGTTTTACCAATAAGATTTTCTCGCAGCGGTAAAGAGTAGTAAGAGATAGTAGACGTGCCAAAGCTCATTTGTTTTAAATCGATTGCGCCTTCCAATGCGGCACACACCGCATCAACGGTCAGGTTTGTGGGGCAAACGGTTTTGAGGTTGAAGTGCGAGAATACATTTTCCCGCTGTGGGTCGTAAATACGGGTGAGTACAATATCAATGTGAAAAACCTCACGTGCAAGTTGTGCTACCATAATATTAACGTTATCGTCTTGCGTAACGGCAATTACCGCATCGCTGCCTTCAATCCCTGCATTCCGCAAAACATCCTGATCAATGGGTATTCCGGCTACGGTGTAACCCGAAAACTCATGGTCAAGCAATTCAAAATGCTCTGCATCACGGTCTACAATACATACATCATGTCCCAATTTATCCAATACCGTTGCCAGCTTGGAGCCAACCTTGCCGCATCCGATGACCAATACATTCATTGTAAAAGTGCCGCCTTTCTTCCATACATCTAACATAAAAAGCATTCTAAAAAAGTACTTGAGCTGTTTACAGTAAGAACTAGTATAACGCTTTATACTTGCAGTTGCAACCTGATTTTTGTCTGAGGATGTCACAAGAAAATTTATCCAAATCTATATTACAAAAAAGCTAACCATTATAAGTAAGCTGACTATTATAGATTAATCACTTGCGGGTGGCGCTTGCACCAAGTATACCATATGGTAATAACCGTAATTGCAATCAATCCGCCGACCAATGCGCACTAATTTGTGTATTTTTCGATATAACAAAAACCGCTTAAACATCACGTTTAAGCGGCATTTTGGTGGACACGGTGGGGCTCGAACCCACGACCTCCTGCGTGTGAAGCAGGCACTCTAACCAGCTGAGCTACGCCTCCTAATTTAGGTACTTAAATATTATAGCACAAAGCATGGGTATAGTTCAATATGTAATTTCACATTTTTTAGAACAGAAATTGTATAAATATGTAAAGCTTACGAGGTATTACAAACGTCGTAAGCTCTAATAAATATTTATCTTTCCGGTTTAAAAGACTCGCAATCGGTACATTGCTCCATAGTCGGGTTGGACTCATGTGTTCCTACGGTAATGCAATCTAACGAGCAATAGTTTTTGTCTTTGCAGTGATAGGTGCATTGTTGAACGGTGCATTTGATGCATTCATTGGGTTGATATTGATTCATTATAATACCTCCTTTTTCAGGTTGTAAATATATCATTCCCCGTGGCTGCTGCATTTATCACAGAAAAAAGTGTGATGTATTTTACCGCTATTTTAATTTTGAAAAAAGTAATTTTCTTTAGAAATTGTTCATAATATCAGCAGAAAGAGGTGATTTTGAAAAGCTATAAATTTGTATATTTTATTCTGAATATCTAAAAAAACTATATAATAAGCACAAACAAATTAAACTTTCTTTATTTTTTCAATCAACAATAACAATAAACAGGGCTATTATTTTGTAAATATTAACAAATTTTTAAGAAATTGTTGACAAAGGATGCCTGTGACATTATGATATTAGTAAGAACATAATAAAGCAATGTAACTGATTCGATCAGGCATAAACTTTCAATGAAGAAATTTCTTTTCATGAGGGTTTGTGCCTTTTTATTTTAATAATATTTACAAAGGAGTTTCATATGAAAAAGTTTGAGTATACTGTTAAAGATGATTTGGGGTTGCATGCCAGGCCGGCGGGTTTACTGGTAAAATGTGTATCTGGATATAAATCGGCAGTAACGTTGACCAAGGGCGGAAAGAGTGCAGATGCCAAACGTTTATTCGGTGTAATGGGGCTTGCCGTAAAATTCGGCGATGTCATTTCTGTTACGATAGAGGGTGAAGATGAGGATGCTGCATATTTGGCCATTAAAGCTTTTTGTGAGAGCAATTTTTAAATTTTAGATTGGAGTGGCGCTTAATGGAAATTTTGAAAGGTGTAGGCGCTTCCAAGGGAATTGCAATTGGTCAGTTGCTGTTTTACACGGGAGACCCTTATAAAGTTGAAAAATTTTCTGTGAAGGATACCTCTGCAGAATTACAGCGGCTTGAAACTGCTAGAAAAAAGGCAATTGATAGCCTGAACCGTATATATGAAAAAGCTTTATTGGAAATCGGCGA from the Hydrogenoanaerobacterium saccharovorans genome contains:
- a CDS encoding potassium channel family protein, which encodes MLDVWKKGGTFTMNVLVIGCGKVGSKLATVLDKLGHDVCIVDRDAEHFELLDHEFSGYTVAGIPIDQDVLRNAGIEGSDAVIAVTQDDNVNIMVAQLAREVFHIDIVLTRIYDPQRENVFSHFNLKTVCPTNLTVDAVCAALEGAIDLKQMSFGTSTISYYSLPLRENLIGKTIHDVIPDPGSLLFGIQHQDGKLILAHDKREKLNAGDKLVFAKMVE
- a CDS encoding HPr family phosphocarrier protein; the encoded protein is MKKFEYTVKDDLGLHARPAGLLVKCVSGYKSAVTLTKGGKSADAKRLFGVMGLAVKFGDVISVTIEGEDEDAAYLAIKAFCESNF
- a CDS encoding metallophosphoesterase yields the protein MRIIVMSDSHKNFDNVLKIVEKHNDADLFLHLGDGEHDFEDVMALYPDKNYDHVCGNCDFYSLAPAFNLIKADGKRIFFTHGHIYHVKFGIKELLYAAQGRGADIVLYGHTHNSYIEYIDGMHVVNPGSCSGMGGSATYAIIDITKAGVVPIIVKL
- a CDS encoding DUF1540 domain-containing protein; the encoded protein is MNQYQPNECIKCTVQQCTYHCKDKNYCSLDCITVGTHESNPTMEQCTDCESFKPER
- a CDS encoding DUF2628 domain-containing protein yields the protein MLAEKTCPSCNADMENECRFCSSCGYDFTQGTPNVIAIDDHRIEGYLTADIASFVDKKSDVYTDKLEAIEQKRITYNWCAFLFTANWFAYRRMYGWAVGIILTSVLIGIGIAAVLITPLTNGTISSEMFALLSFAAGLVLRVVCGFLGDRIYWSRIKKALDLENCKGRPPVYDSKLKQRLGLAGGTSVPAVVISVVAGEIFIQLVTAFVTPAITNMLL
- a CDS encoding potassium channel family protein, with translation MTVIVVGGGKVGFYLARTLMEHGHKPRIIEESKETCARIANDLDIPIFCGDGSTIEALQNAGIEEADALISVTGKDENNLIACQLAKKEFHVKRTVARVNNPKNMSIMKQLGVDIPISSTDNIARLLEREVDTSAIKQIMSLNRGETSISEFEIPQNYKRDGIRLSELRMPEESIIVSISRDGTMIIPRGNTQIFSGDKVIVICQLKVIHDLSRMLGLE